The Flavobacterium marginilacus genome window below encodes:
- the thrA gene encoding bifunctional aspartate kinase/homoserine dehydrogenase I: MKILKFGGKSLSNGDGINKVVAIIESKVKAGEQIAIVVSARGNATDELEAILALASKNGDYKPLFEDFKKYQQDVYADVDLSEEFSKLEKLFEGVSLIGDYSVKIKDEVLSKGELISAKLLTAILVKKGIKANFADTRELIKTDSNYGDAQPVEQLSKKNVVAYFKEHNGETVNVVTGFIGSNSKNEATTLGRNGSNYTASLLANYLDAKELQNYTHVDGIYTANPDLVFDAKKIDHLTFNEANELANFGATILHAKTIIPLLEKNIPLRILNTFNHENQGTLITSNANKEGIKTLSVLENVALVNLEGRGLLGKTGVDARIFKVMGDNEISVSIISQGSSERGIGIVVDADKATRAMIELEKEFENDFYSKDVNKITVTDNVSVISIIGQDLSTFHKPYTALIKNKIVPILFNNTVTGKNVSLVVRKSELNKALNVIHGEIFGVSKKINIAVFGHGLVGGTLINQILESAGAIEKRKGIKLNVFAIANSKSLLLNKDGVSPNWRNEIQNNGVAYTIDDVIAFANDNHLENLIAIDNSASKSFVENYIKLAENSFDLISSNKVANTLSYSFYKQLRQVLEDNQKTYLYETNVGAGLPLIDTIKLLHLSGENITKIKGVFSGTLSYLFNNFSAKDAPFSEILKEAIDNGYTEPDPREDLCGNDVGRKLLILARELDLQNEFEEISIQNLIPEHLREGEVSDFLNKLKEFDPIYDKIKADQQPNHVLRYIGELSGDLQNDKGNLEVKLVSVPKDTALGGLKGSDSFFEIYTESYGDRPIVIQGAGAGSAVTARGVFGDILRLSDKG; this comes from the coding sequence ATGAAAATATTAAAATTTGGAGGAAAGTCTTTGTCAAACGGAGACGGAATCAATAAAGTGGTTGCAATTATTGAGAGTAAGGTGAAAGCAGGCGAGCAGATTGCGATAGTAGTTTCGGCACGCGGGAATGCCACAGATGAATTGGAAGCAATATTGGCGCTTGCTTCAAAAAATGGGGATTACAAACCGCTTTTTGAGGATTTTAAAAAATATCAGCAGGATGTTTATGCAGACGTAGATTTGTCTGAAGAGTTCAGCAAGCTGGAAAAATTATTTGAAGGCGTGAGCCTCATTGGGGATTACAGCGTGAAAATTAAGGATGAGGTTTTGTCTAAAGGCGAACTGATTTCGGCTAAATTATTGACCGCGATTTTGGTAAAAAAAGGTATAAAAGCCAATTTTGCCGACACTAGAGAATTGATAAAAACCGATTCGAATTATGGTGATGCACAGCCTGTGGAGCAATTGTCAAAGAAGAATGTGGTGGCTTATTTTAAGGAACACAATGGCGAGACGGTGAATGTTGTTACGGGCTTTATAGGTTCCAATAGTAAAAACGAAGCAACGACTCTGGGCAGGAACGGCAGTAATTACACGGCTTCACTGCTTGCAAATTATCTGGATGCAAAAGAGCTTCAGAATTACACGCACGTTGATGGAATCTATACTGCAAACCCTGATTTGGTTTTTGATGCTAAAAAAATTGATCATTTGACGTTTAATGAAGCGAATGAGCTGGCCAATTTTGGAGCAACCATTTTGCATGCAAAGACGATTATTCCGTTGCTGGAAAAAAATATTCCGCTTCGTATTTTAAATACGTTCAATCATGAAAATCAAGGAACTTTAATTACGTCAAATGCTAATAAGGAAGGAATTAAAACACTTTCGGTTCTTGAGAACGTGGCTTTGGTGAATCTGGAAGGAAGAGGACTGCTTGGTAAAACTGGTGTCGATGCCCGAATTTTTAAAGTGATGGGCGACAACGAAATCAGTGTGAGTATCATTTCGCAGGGTTCATCCGAAAGGGGAATCGGAATTGTGGTCGATGCCGATAAAGCGACCCGAGCGATGATTGAACTGGAAAAAGAATTTGAAAACGATTTTTATTCCAAAGACGTCAATAAAATTACGGTTACCGATAATGTTTCGGTGATTTCGATTATTGGCCAGGATTTGAGCACGTTTCACAAACCTTATACAGCTTTGATTAAAAACAAAATTGTTCCTATCCTTTTCAACAATACGGTTACGGGGAAAAACGTGAGTTTGGTGGTGAGAAAATCCGAGCTGAACAAGGCATTGAACGTAATTCACGGAGAGATTTTTGGAGTTTCCAAGAAAATAAACATTGCAGTTTTTGGTCATGGATTGGTAGGCGGAACGCTGATTAACCAAATATTGGAATCGGCTGGAGCTATCGAAAAGCGTAAGGGAATTAAACTGAATGTTTTTGCGATTGCTAATTCCAAAAGCCTGCTTTTGAATAAAGACGGAGTTTCGCCAAACTGGAGAAATGAAATTCAAAACAATGGAGTTGCTTATACGATTGATGATGTTATCGCTTTCGCTAATGATAATCATTTGGAGAATTTGATTGCCATTGACAATTCAGCAAGTAAATCTTTTGTTGAGAATTATATTAAACTGGCAGAAAATAGTTTTGACCTAATTTCATCCAATAAAGTGGCGAATACGTTGAGTTATTCATTTTACAAACAATTGCGTCAGGTATTGGAAGACAACCAAAAAACATATTTGTATGAAACAAATGTAGGTGCAGGTTTGCCATTGATTGATACGATAAAATTATTACATCTTTCGGGTGAAAACATCACGAAGATAAAAGGGGTTTTCTCAGGGACTTTGAGTTATCTGTTTAATAATTTTTCTGCCAAAGACGCTCCGTTCAGCGAAATATTGAAAGAAGCTATCGATAATGGTTACACAGAACCAGACCCAAGAGAAGACCTTTGTGGAAACGACGTGGGAAGAAAATTATTGATTTTGGCTAGAGAATTAGACTTACAGAATGAGTTTGAAGAGATTTCAATTCAGAATTTAATTCCAGAGCATTTACGTGAAGGAGAAGTTTCGGATTTCTTAAATAAACTGAAAGAGTTTGATCCGATTTATGATAAAATTAAAGCCGACCAACAGCCAAACCACGTGTTAAGATACATTGGTGAATTATCGGGTGATTTGCAAAATGACAAAGGAAATTTAGAAGTAAAATTAGTTTCAGTACCAAAAGACACTGCACTAGGCGGATTGAAAGGTTCGGATTCGTTCTTCGAAATTTACACAGAATCGTATGGTGACAGACCAATCGTGATTCAAGGAGCTGGAGCAGGATCTGCTGTAACTGCGAGAGGTGTTTTTGGAGATATTTTGAGATTATCGGATAAAGGGTAA
- a CDS encoding DUF2007 domain-containing protein, giving the protein MVEVFSGSYFEAMNVRNLLEGNEISVFAQNEYMSNIEPWAVTSGGLNPVKLQVNESDKEASRTIIEDYLKGNNNLETEDK; this is encoded by the coding sequence ATGGTTGAAGTTTTTAGTGGTTCGTATTTTGAGGCAATGAACGTTAGAAATTTATTGGAAGGAAATGAAATTTCAGTTTTTGCTCAAAATGAATACATGTCAAATATTGAGCCTTGGGCTGTTACTTCGGGAGGGTTGAATCCTGTAAAGCTTCAGGTTAATGAATCTGATAAGGAAGCATCAAGGACAATAATTGAAGATTATTTAAAGGGTAATAATAATTTAGAGACTGAGGATAAATAA
- a CDS encoding OsmC family protein → MKITLNRVNDNFHFELKNERGHIVNIDARPEFGGNDMGPSPMELVLMGVAGCSGIDMISILKKQRQEITSFKAEVEGERVQVGEAKPFKDIYVVFSLEGNIKEDKAAKAAQLSFDKYCSVSKTVEPTATIHYKVVLNGVELAKI, encoded by the coding sequence ATGAAAATAACACTTAACAGAGTAAACGATAACTTCCATTTTGAGTTAAAAAACGAACGCGGTCACATCGTAAATATTGATGCAAGACCAGAATTTGGAGGAAATGATATGGGACCAAGCCCAATGGAATTAGTATTGATGGGCGTTGCAGGATGCAGCGGTATCGATATGATTTCGATTCTAAAAAAACAGCGCCAGGAAATCACTTCTTTCAAAGCTGAGGTTGAAGGGGAACGTGTACAGGTAGGTGAAGCAAAACCATTTAAAGATATTTATGTGGTTTTTTCTTTGGAAGGAAATATTAAAGAAGACAAAGCGGCCAAAGCGGCACAATTATCATTCGATAAATACTGTTCAGTTTCTAAAACTGTAGAACCAACAGCAACAATACACTATAAAGTAGTTTTGAACGGAGTGGAATTAGCCAAAATCTAA
- a CDS encoding trans-sulfuration enzyme family protein: MNEQEFGFETEAIRGQIERTQYLEHSVPLYLTSSFVFEDAEDMRASFADEKDRNIYSRYSNPNTNEFIDKICRMEGAEAGFAFASGMAAVYSTFMALLKSGDHIVSSSSVFGTTHSLFMNYYPKWGIETSYFDLTKPETIEGLIQSNTKILFAESPTNPAVDIIDLELLGNIAKKHNLILIIDNCFATPYIQQPIKWGAHLVIHSATKLIDGQGRVLGGITVGNADLIKDIYLFSRLTGPALSPFNAWVLSKSLETLAVRVERHCENALKVAEFLEKHPNVNSVKYPFLKSHPQYEIAQKQMKLGGNIVAFEVKGGIEAGRAFLNKIKLCSLSPNLGDTRTIVTHPASTTHSKLTVEERLAVSITDGLVRVSVGLETVEDVIADLEQALS; encoded by the coding sequence ATGAACGAACAAGAATTTGGTTTTGAAACCGAAGCCATCCGCGGTCAAATAGAAAGAACTCAATATTTAGAGCATTCAGTTCCCTTATATTTAACATCCAGTTTTGTATTTGAAGATGCCGAAGACATGCGTGCTTCTTTTGCAGATGAAAAAGATCGTAATATTTACAGCCGATACAGCAATCCGAATACGAACGAATTTATAGATAAAATCTGCAGAATGGAAGGTGCTGAGGCAGGTTTCGCATTTGCATCGGGTATGGCTGCGGTGTATTCTACTTTTATGGCTCTGCTGAAATCAGGAGATCATATTGTGTCTTCTAGCAGTGTTTTTGGGACAACTCATTCTTTGTTTATGAATTATTATCCAAAATGGGGTATTGAAACATCTTATTTTGACCTTACTAAACCAGAAACCATTGAAGGTTTGATACAGTCAAATACAAAGATACTTTTTGCTGAATCACCGACTAATCCAGCTGTTGATATTATTGATTTAGAGCTTTTGGGAAATATTGCCAAAAAGCACAACTTGATTTTGATTATCGATAACTGTTTCGCTACGCCATACATTCAGCAGCCTATAAAATGGGGTGCGCATTTGGTTATCCATTCGGCAACTAAATTAATTGACGGTCAAGGAAGAGTTTTGGGCGGAATCACAGTAGGTAACGCCGATCTGATTAAAGATATTTACCTGTTTTCACGACTTACAGGTCCTGCATTATCACCTTTTAATGCGTGGGTATTGTCAAAAAGTTTGGAGACTTTGGCAGTCCGTGTCGAAAGACATTGCGAAAATGCATTGAAAGTGGCTGAGTTTCTGGAAAAACATCCAAACGTAAACAGCGTGAAATATCCGTTCCTGAAATCGCATCCACAGTATGAAATCGCTCAAAAACAAATGAAATTAGGAGGTAATATTGTTGCGTTCGAAGTGAAAGGTGGCATTGAAGCGGGAAGAGCATTTTTAAACAAAATAAAATTATGTTCATTGTCGCCAAATTTAGGTGATACCAGAACAATTGTAACGCATCCGGCCTCTACAACTCACAGTAAATTAACCGTTGAAGAGCGTCTTGCCGTGAGCATAACAGATGGTTTGGTTCGTGTGTCCGTAGGATTGGAAACCGTAGAAGATGTAATCGCCGATTTGGAGCAGGCGCTTTCTTAA
- a CDS encoding RDD family protein — protein sequence MKNTTYILDEKLLVSGGKRFLNYILDLSFYVIFIVFLAFITAVIATLLGLTNVLLWMQNISDLQSNIIAVIVMIIYYVLTEGILGRSLAKFITGTIVVDENGEKPSFGIFFQRTLCRLIPFEAFSFLGNSGRGWHDSISDTYVVDKKELEKSLRIFNEMDQIGEVS from the coding sequence ATGAAAAACACTACATATATTCTTGATGAAAAATTATTAGTATCCGGCGGGAAAAGATTCTTGAATTATATTTTAGATTTATCTTTTTATGTAATATTTATTGTTTTTTTGGCATTTATAACGGCTGTCATTGCTACGTTATTAGGTTTAACAAATGTACTTCTTTGGATGCAGAATATTTCTGATTTACAATCGAATATAATAGCCGTTATTGTAATGATAATCTATTATGTACTTACAGAAGGAATACTAGGCAGGTCACTTGCAAAATTTATAACGGGGACTATAGTAGTAGATGAAAATGGTGAGAAACCATCATTTGGAATTTTTTTTCAAAGAACACTATGTCGTTTAATTCCATTTGAAGCTTTTTCTTTTTTAGGTAATTCAGGAAGAGGCTGGCATGATTCTATCTCAGATACATATGTTGTTGATAAAAAAGAATTAGAAAAAAGTCTAAGAATATTTAATGAAATGGATCAAATAGGTGAAGTTTCATAA
- a CDS encoding alpha/beta hydrolase, which translates to MKPRLIILSDLWGKEKSNWVSFYTELLKDKFEIQYYDCCELAEIDKTEYFEENLHNQFINGGIEKAVANLLKAGNNEIDILAFSIGGTIAWKAVLKGLNIRSFFAVSSTRLRYENETPKGRIKLYYGENDSNKPKSDWFQKKSIAFEIIKNKEHDFYTDKDFAIEICNDFLK; encoded by the coding sequence ATGAAACCAAGATTAATCATTTTATCGGATTTATGGGGAAAGGAAAAATCTAATTGGGTTTCATTTTATACTGAATTATTAAAGGACAAGTTCGAAATTCAATATTATGACTGCTGTGAATTGGCAGAAATTGACAAAACCGAATATTTCGAAGAAAATCTCCATAATCAGTTTATTAATGGCGGGATAGAAAAAGCAGTTGCGAATCTTTTGAAAGCAGGAAATAATGAAATTGATATTCTGGCCTTTAGTATTGGCGGTACAATTGCATGGAAAGCGGTTTTAAAAGGACTGAATATTAGAAGTTTTTTTGCTGTTTCATCAACACGCCTGCGTTATGAGAATGAAACTCCGAAAGGAAGAATAAAACTCTATTACGGAGAAAATGACAGCAATAAGCCAAAGAGTGATTGGTTTCAAAAAAAATCCATAGCTTTTGAAATCATAAAAAATAAAGAACATGATTTTTATACAGATAAAGATTTCGCGATTGAAATCTGTAATGATTTTTTAAAATAA